CCGATCACGATCACGCAGCACGAGAGGACGCCGAGGATCCACCAGCGCCGCTCGTGCACGGCGGCGGGCGCCCCCGCGACCGTCGCTGTCGTCGCCATCGTTCAGCCCCGAGCCTGAAGTAACGAACCAGTTAGTTTAATGTTAGGCTACCACCGTCCGGGCGCACAGCGCCGAGGAGAGCGAGGGGAGGCCGGTGGCTGAGGCCCACCGAACGGCCCGGGACCCAGAACGGACCCGGCGCAGGATCCTCGACGCCGCCCGCCGCGTGTTCGCCACCCGCGGAATCGACGGTGCCCGCGTCGACGCCATCGCCGCCCGCGCCGGCACGAACAAGCGAATGCTCTACTACTACTTCGGGTCGAAGGACGGGCTGTTCCGGGCCGTCCTTCGTCAGCGCCTCGCCGACCGGGCCCCGACGTCCCAACTGGTTCGGGTCGGGCCCGACCGCCTCGCCGACCTCCACGACCGTCTGGCGAGTCAGCCCGACTACGTGCGGCTCCTCATGTGGGAGGCCCTCGAGCGTGGTCGGCGTCACCCCCTCGAAGAGGAGGAGGCTCGGCGCGCCGTCCTCGCCGAGTGGGTCGACGCCTTGCGGGCCGCCCAGGCCGACGGCCAGATCCCGGCCGACCTCGACCCGGCCCAGCTCGCGCTCTCCGAGCTCGGCATCGCCCTGATCCCGTTGGCGTTCCCGCAGCTCACGTGGCTGCTGACGGGCCGACGTCCCGACGACCCTGACTTCCTCGCCGAGCGACACGCGTTCCTGGGGCGCCTCGGCGAGGTGCTCGACGACCGCGTCCCGGCCGGAGACGTCTCGTAATTCAGCGCGGCGCGAACGGTAGGTTCGCGTACTCGTCCCGCAACCTCGTCTTCACGATCTTGCCGGTCGGCGCGCGTGGCATGTCGTCACGCGCCTCGAGCTGCTCCGGCACCTTCTGCGTCATGAGCCCGGCCTCACGACAGAACGCAACCATCTCGTCGAAGGCCAGCGGCTCAGCCCCGTCGACGGTCTGAACGACCGCGCACACCCGCTCGCCGCGATCCCGGTCGGGCAGGCCGATCACGGCAACGTCCTGGACCCTCGGGTGCGTGTACAGCAGGTCCTCGATCTCCTTCGCGCTGATGTTCTCGCCCTTCCGCACGATGATGTCCTTGAGCCGCCCGGTGACCTGGAGATGACCGTCGGCGCGGAGGCGACCGAGGTCGCCGGTGCGGAAGAAGCCCTCGGCGTCGAAGGCCTCGGCGGTCAGCGCTGGGTCTGTGTACGCGCGGAAGACCATCGGCCCCTGCAGCCGAATCTCGCCCTCCTCGCCGGGCGCAGCCGACCGGCCGTCGACGGTGACGATCCGGACCGCGATCCCGACGATCGGCCGCCCGTCGGTGTTCGCCAGCTGCTCGTCCGTGTCGGACGGCGAACCCTGGGCGATCATCGGCACCTCCGTCATTCCGTAGCCGTGAACGGTGCCCCGCCCGCCGATCTCTCGCTGGACCTCGTAGTGCAGCTCCGGCGGCTTCGGGGCCCCGCCCCCTGACATCAGCCGCAGCGTCGGGAGGATGGGCTCCTGCGGGTGCTTGCGCTGCTCGGCCAGGAAGGCCTGATAGAACGCCGTGCTGCCGCCGACCATGGTGACGCCGTGACGCCGAAGCACCGGGAGCGCATCCGGAGCGGAGAACGCGTCGAGGAGCACAGCCGGGAACCCGAGGCTCAGCATCGTGACGAGGTAGTCCGGGCCGCCGATGTGCGCGTACGGGAACGCGATCGACCCGACGTCGTCGGGCGACATGTCGAGCGCGACGGCCAGGCCCCAACCGCCGGCGATGAGCGACTGGTCGGTGTGGCACACGCCTTTTGGGTCAGCGGTGCTCCCCGACGTGTAGTAGATCCAGCGAACCGGTGCCTGCTCGGGAGACAGACCCGGCGGGGGTGGCGGCAGCGTGGCCGGATCGCCCTCGACCATGCCGTCGTCGAGGACCATCACCTCCGGTGACGGGTCCAGGTTGCGCGTGACCCGCCCAGCGAAGACCGGGAAGTCGAAGCCGCGGAACTCGCCCGGTACGACGAACAGACGTGCTCCGGTCTGGCGTAGCGCGAAGCCGACCTCCCGTTCTCGAT
Above is a window of Acidimicrobiia bacterium DNA encoding:
- a CDS encoding AMP-binding protein is translated as MAVSKPVTGARTLWELIDRRVAADPDRPMLIDESDRTLTFSQYRDRAERVAAGLAARGVGDGTRVSWQLPTRIDTVVLSGALSRLGAVQNPIIHLYREREVGFALRQTGARLFVVPGEFRGFDFPVFAGRVTRNLDPSPEVMVLDDGMVEGDPATLPPPPPGLSPEQAPVRWIYYTSGSTADPKGVCHTDQSLIAGGWGLAVALDMSPDDVGSIAFPYAHIGGPDYLVTMLSLGFPAVLLDAFSAPDALPVLRRHGVTMVGGSTAFYQAFLAEQRKHPQEPILPTLRLMSGGGAPKPPELHYEVQREIGGRGTVHGYGMTEVPMIAQGSPSDTDEQLANTDGRPIVGIAVRIVTVDGRSAAPGEEGEIRLQGPMVFRAYTDPALTAEAFDAEGFFRTGDLGRLRADGHLQVTGRLKDIIVRKGENISAKEIEDLLYTHPRVQDVAVIGLPDRDRGERVCAVVQTVDGAEPLAFDEMVAFCREAGLMTQKVPEQLEARDDMPRAPTGKIVKTRLRDEYANLPFAPR
- a CDS encoding TetR family transcriptional regulator, encoding MAEAHRTARDPERTRRRILDAARRVFATRGIDGARVDAIAARAGTNKRMLYYYFGSKDGLFRAVLRQRLADRAPTSQLVRVGPDRLADLHDRLASQPDYVRLLMWEALERGRRHPLEEEEARRAVLAEWVDALRAAQADGQIPADLDPAQLALSELGIALIPLAFPQLTWLLTGRRPDDPDFLAERHAFLGRLGEVLDDRVPAGDVS